A portion of the Punica granatum isolate Tunisia-2019 chromosome 7, ASM765513v2, whole genome shotgun sequence genome contains these proteins:
- the LOC116215288 gene encoding guanosine deaminase-like isoform X2 has protein sequence MEEANVVETKDGKVSVASAFPGHQEAVLDRDHKFLTRAVEEAYRGVECGDGGPFGAVVVSNNEVIVSCHNMVLRNTDPTAHAEVTAIREASKKLNQTELSNCEIYASCEPCPMCFGAIHLARFKRLVYGAKAEAAIAIGFDDFIADALRGTGFYQKACLEIKQADGTGAVIAEQIFEKTKAKFPMY, from the exons ATGGAAGAGGCTAATG TTGTGGAAACTAAGGATGGGAAGGTTTCTGTGGCTTCCGCATTCCCTGGCCACCAAGAAG CTGTTCTGGATCGAGACCACAAGTTCTTAACGAGAGCTGTGGAGGAAGCATATAGAGGAGTTGAATGTGGAGATGGTGGTCCTTTCGGGGCAGTGGTGGTTAGTAACAACGAGGTCATCGTCAGTTGCCACAACATGGTATTAAGGAACACTGACCCAACTGCACATGCTGAAGTCACTGCAATCAGAGAG GCGAGCAAGAAGTTAAATCAAACTGAGCTCTCGAACTGTGAAATTTACGCCTCGTGTGAGCCTTGCCCAATGTGCTTCGGCGCAATTCATCTGGCTCGGTTTAAG AGGTTGGTTTATGGAGCAAAGGCTGAAGCAGCTATTGCAATCGGGTTTGATGACTTCATTGCGGATGCATTGAGAGGGACTGGATTCTATCAGAAAGCTTGCCTTGAGATTAAGCAAGCTGATGGCACGGGAGCTGTTATTGCGGAACAAATCTTCGAGAAGACCAAGGCCAAGTTTCCCATGTACTGA
- the LOC116213023 gene encoding ACD11 homolog protein-like isoform X3: protein MARQLPKRQEAHLNLYRQGTVRDLVEASKIYTTLYNVLDRDVANRTVKTQGSHTRNLCRVRQGLDLIRALFEQFLSSKFLSVTTR from the exons ATGGCACGGCAGCTCCCGAAACGGCAGGAGGCACATCTTAACCTTTACAGGCAAGGCACG GTGCGTGACCTCGTGGAGGCATCGAAGATATACACTACACTCTATAATGTACTTGACCGCGATGTTGCAAACAGAACGGTGAAAACCCAAGGAAGCCATACTAGAAATCTATGCAGAGTTAGGCAGGGCCTCGACCTCATCAGGGCTTTGTTCGAGCAGTTCTTGTCTTCCAA ATTTTTGTCAGTGACTACTCGTTAA
- the LOC116214150 gene encoding probable transcription factor At3g04930, with the protein MASQQQEIHRAGFPGEDEDLDEDDDDVLDEDDANSASTSSSLPTATPVAPISSVTVAVPSSSLVLNGADPLPTSSIPSSSASAPVAVIATPVPLRMETTPPDSRKLFQRLWTDEDEIELLQGFLEFTSQRSTGGVPAGPGHHDTTLFYDQIKSKLQLDFNKNQLIEKLRRLKKKYRNVLNKISSGKDVSFKSPHDRATFEISRKIWPNLTASRGPHNETFDEDDDNNDNNTSFSLNPNFASPSPNFSSPNPNPNPNSRPIYEAILLPTNPRKRPRSQAQPVKVEEKAGGAASDGPAGLNGVTVSSGVSGIIEETVRSCLSPLFKELLNGSMMGSGGAFAGIAGIPAPFNLNSPSLLNFGGLPLRGYGVEAGDERWRKQQILELEVYSKRLELVQEQIRAKLDELRSGR; encoded by the coding sequence ATGGCCTCCCAGCAGCAAGAAATACACAGAGCTGGGTTCCCCGGCGAAGACGAGGACCTCGACGAGGACGACGACGACGTCCTCGACGAGGACGACGCCAACTCCGcctccacctcctcctccctccccACCGCCACCCCTGTCGCTCCCATCTCTTCCGTCACCGTCGCCGTCCCGTCCTCCTCCCTGGTTCTCAACGGCGCCGATCCCCTCCCGACCTCCTCGAttccctcctcctccgcctccGCCCCCGTGGCCGTCATCGCCACCCCTGTCCCCCTCCGCATGGAGACCACTCCCCCGGACTCCCGCAAGCTCTTCCAGCGGCTCTGGACCGACGAGGACGAGATCGAGCTCCTCCAGGGCTTCCTCGAGTTCACCTCCCAGCGCAGCACCGGCGGCGTCCCCGCGGGCCCCGGCCACCACGACACCACCCTCTTCTACGACCAGATCAAGTCCAAGCTCCAGCTCGACTTCAACAAGAACCAGCTCATCGAGAAGCTCCGTCGCCTCAAGAAGAAGTACCGCAACGTCCTCAACAAGATCAGCTCCGGCAAGGACGTCTCCTTCAAGAGCCCCCACGATCGGGCCACTTTCGAGATCTCGCGTAAGATCTGGCCCAACCTCACCGCTTCCCGTGGCCCTCACAACGAGACCTTCGACGAAGACGACGATAATAACGACAACAACACTAGTTTCAGCCTAAACCCTAATTTCGCCAGCCCTAGCCCTAATTTCTCCAGCCCAAACCCTAACCCGAACCCTAACTCTAGACCCATTTACGAGGCAATACTCTTGCCGACGAATCCTCGGAAGCGGCCGAGATCGCAAGCTCAGCCTGTGAAGGTCGAGGAGAAGGCCGGTGGTGCGGCAAGCGATGGGCCTGCGGGGCTGAATGGTGTGACCGTGAGCAGCGGCGTCTCGGGGATTATCGAGGAGACGGTTAGGAGCTGCTTGTCTCCATTGTTTAAGGAGCTGCTGAATGGCTCCATGATGGGCAGCGGGGGTGCTTTTGCTGGGATTGCCGGAATTCCAGCCCCATTTAACTTAAATAGTCCGTCGCTACTGAACTTCGGGGGGCTGCCGTTGAGGGGTTATGGAGTCGAGGCAGGGGACGAAAGGTGGAGGAAGCAGCAGATATTAGAGTTGGAGGTGTATTCGAAGAGGTTGGAGTTGGTTCAGGAACAGATTAGGGCGAAATTGGACGAGCTGCGGTCAGGGAGATGA
- the LOC116215288 gene encoding guanosine deaminase-like isoform X1: MSTPTPSSIVETKDGKVSVASAFPGHQEAVLDRDHKFLTRAVEEAYRGVECGDGGPFGAVVVSNNEVIVSCHNMVLRNTDPTAHAEVTAIREASKKLNQTELSNCEIYASCEPCPMCFGAIHLARFKRLVYGAKAEAAIAIGFDDFIADALRGTGFYQKACLEIKQADGTGAVIAEQIFEKTKAKFPMY, from the exons ATGAGTACTCCCACGCCATCATCAA TTGTGGAAACTAAGGATGGGAAGGTTTCTGTGGCTTCCGCATTCCCTGGCCACCAAGAAG CTGTTCTGGATCGAGACCACAAGTTCTTAACGAGAGCTGTGGAGGAAGCATATAGAGGAGTTGAATGTGGAGATGGTGGTCCTTTCGGGGCAGTGGTGGTTAGTAACAACGAGGTCATCGTCAGTTGCCACAACATGGTATTAAGGAACACTGACCCAACTGCACATGCTGAAGTCACTGCAATCAGAGAG GCGAGCAAGAAGTTAAATCAAACTGAGCTCTCGAACTGTGAAATTTACGCCTCGTGTGAGCCTTGCCCAATGTGCTTCGGCGCAATTCATCTGGCTCGGTTTAAG AGGTTGGTTTATGGAGCAAAGGCTGAAGCAGCTATTGCAATCGGGTTTGATGACTTCATTGCGGATGCATTGAGAGGGACTGGATTCTATCAGAAAGCTTGCCTTGAGATTAAGCAAGCTGATGGCACGGGAGCTGTTATTGCGGAACAAATCTTCGAGAAGACCAAGGCCAAGTTTCCCATGTACTGA
- the LOC116215289 gene encoding 40S ribosomal protein S24-1-like, translating to MADKAVTIRTRKFMTNRLLSRKQFVIDVLHPGRANVSKAELKEKLGRMYDVKDPNSIFVFKFRTHFGGGKSTGFGLIYDSVETAKKYEPKYRLIRNGLDTKVEKSRKQMKERKNRAKKIRGVKKTKASDAAKGGKKK from the exons ATGGCGGACAAGGCAGTCACCATTCGGACCAGGAAGTTCATGACCAACAGGCTTCTCTCCCGGAAGCAGTTC GTCATTGATGTCCTTCACCCTGGAAGAGCTAATGTCTCCAAG GCCGAGCTGAAGGAGAAGCTGGGCAGGATGTATGATGTTAAGGACCCGAACTCCATCTTTGTTTTCAAGTTCAGGACTCACTTTGGAGGTGGGAAGTCTACCGGATTTGGTTTGATCTACGATTCCGTGGAGACAGCAAAGAAGTACGAGCCCAAGTACAGGCTCATCAGG AACGGTCTGGACACCAAGGTAGAGAAATCGAGGAAGCAAATGAAGGAAAGGAAGAACAGAGCGAAGAAGATTCGCGGAGTGAAGAAG ACAAAAGCCAGTGATGCCGCCAAGGGTGGAAAGAAGAAGTGA
- the LOC116213023 gene encoding ACD11 homolog protein-like isoform X1 — translation MARQLPKRQEAHLNLYRQGTVRDLVEASKIYTTLYNVLDRDVANRTVKTQGSHTRNLCRVRQGLDLIRALFEQFLSSNDYSLKDAATTAYSRVCAPYHTWAIRTAVYMEMYTLLVCYYYFLIFITIFLYFILFS, via the exons ATGGCACGGCAGCTCCCGAAACGGCAGGAGGCACATCTTAACCTTTACAGGCAAGGCACG GTGCGTGACCTCGTGGAGGCATCGAAGATATACACTACACTCTATAATGTACTTGACCGCGATGTTGCAAACAGAACGGTGAAAACCCAAGGAAGCCATACTAGAAATCTATGCAGAGTTAGGCAGGGCCTCGACCTCATCAGGGCTTTGTTCGAGCAGTTCTTGTCTTCCAA TGACTACTCGTTAAAGGATGCAGCAACCACAGCCTATTCTCGAGTTTGTGCCCCGTATCATACATGGGCAATTAGAACTGCGGTTTATATGGAAATGTATACACTTCTTGTATGTTATTactattttctaatatttattactattttcttgtattttatattattttcttaa
- the LOC116213023 gene encoding ACD11 homolog protein-like isoform X2, whose amino-acid sequence MARQLPKRQEAHLNLYRQGTVRDLVEASKIYTTLYNVLDRDVANRTVKTQGSHTRNLCRVRQGLDLIRALFEQFLSSKCHRELNGPPIEFHRSCSR is encoded by the exons ATGGCACGGCAGCTCCCGAAACGGCAGGAGGCACATCTTAACCTTTACAGGCAAGGCACG GTGCGTGACCTCGTGGAGGCATCGAAGATATACACTACACTCTATAATGTACTTGACCGCGATGTTGCAAACAGAACGGTGAAAACCCAAGGAAGCCATACTAGAAATCTATGCAGAGTTAGGCAGGGCCTCGACCTCATCAGGGCTTTGTTCGAGCAGTTCTTGTCTTCCAA ATGTCATCGAGAGCTAAATGGACCTCCAATTGAATTTCACCGATCGTGCAGTCGATga